In the Candidatus Zixiibacteriota bacterium genome, one interval contains:
- a CDS encoding RNA-binding protein, producing the protein MNIYVGNLSFDLTEDELRQAFESYGEVEKVNIISDKYTGKSRGFGFVEMPSSEEAEAAINGLNDTELGGRNLNVSEARPRKDRGPRGGGGGYGGGGGRRGF; encoded by the coding sequence ATGAATATCTACGTAGGAAACCTCTCGTTCGATCTGACAGAGGACGAACTTCGCCAGGCTTTCGAGAGCTATGGAGAAGTCGAAAAAGTCAACATTATCAGCGACAAGTATACCGGTAAATCGAGAGGTTTCGGATTTGTCGAGATGCCTTCCAGCGAGGAAGCTGAGGCCGCGATCAACGGACTCAACGATACCGAATTGGGTGGCCGCAACTTAAACGTCAGCGAAGCCCGGCCAAGAAAAGACCGTGGGCCGCGTGGCGGTGGCGGCGGCTACGGCGGTGGCGGTGGCCGGAGAGGCTTTTAA
- a CDS encoding PEP-CTERM sorting domain-containing protein has product MKKLMILAACLVFALSASAMGYSWNYHDFGNSYGSYFDEHQNTSDIDFGWQNGVYIGETPSPGEEPDGGEKYDIEGANFAADNDYLYFSNTASFGLAAYSTVFDKNFERGHLFFGFDGSMYDYAIDETGNLYDVDSWAYIPSAQGTYGNNANIRNQAGAYKMVNGTLLGSVDMVMTEELDFETDPMFAGQTDTWITEYRISKSMFGTFDFNTVHVHMTMECGNDLLEKDFNVVPEPSTLILLGLGMAGVGILRRKNR; this is encoded by the coding sequence ATGAAAAAACTGATGATTCTGGCCGCCTGTTTGGTGTTTGCGCTGAGTGCATCCGCTATGGGTTACAGCTGGAACTACCATGATTTTGGCAATTCCTACGGTTCCTATTTCGATGAGCACCAGAACACTTCCGATATCGATTTCGGATGGCAGAATGGTGTTTACATTGGTGAGACACCCTCACCGGGTGAAGAACCGGATGGCGGTGAGAAGTATGATATCGAGGGCGCCAATTTTGCCGCTGACAATGATTACTTGTATTTCTCGAACACTGCCTCTTTTGGTTTAGCCGCTTATTCGACCGTTTTCGACAAAAATTTCGAGCGCGGTCATTTATTCTTCGGTTTTGATGGAAGCATGTATGATTATGCGATCGACGAAACCGGAAACCTGTATGATGTCGACAGCTGGGCTTATATCCCCTCCGCTCAGGGAACTTATGGCAACAACGCCAATATCAGAAATCAGGCTGGTGCCTACAAGATGGTCAACGGTACTCTCCTGGGCTCCGTCGATATGGTCATGACCGAAGAGCTGGATTTCGAAACCGATCCGATGTTTGCCGGTCAGACCGACACCTGGATCACCGAATATCGTATTTCCAAGTCTATGTTTGGAACTTTCGATTTCAATACCGTGCATGTTCACATGACTATGGAATGCGGTAATGATCTTCTGGAAAAGGACTTCAACGTGGTTCCTGAGCCGTCAACCCTGATTCTTCTGGGTCTGGGTATGGCCGGTGTGGGTATCCTGCGCAGAAAAAACAGGTAG
- a CDS encoding cupin domain-containing protein produces the protein MKAIEIKADGWIEGKGYKKQVLASPEEIECEGCLAQVVEIKPGAYVAPHYHEKTYEYYYVISGEVTFTINELERVLKTGDMMITEPDDVHSVKNASSEDFRILVFKTNASPDDTVWLDS, from the coding sequence ATGAAGGCAATAGAAATCAAGGCTGATGGCTGGATCGAGGGCAAAGGGTACAAAAAACAGGTCCTGGCTTCACCGGAGGAAATCGAATGTGAGGGTTGCCTGGCGCAGGTGGTCGAAATCAAACCGGGTGCTTATGTTGCGCCTCATTATCATGAGAAGACTTATGAATACTATTATGTTATTTCGGGCGAGGTGACATTCACGATCAACGAACTCGAGCGAGTGCTCAAAACAGGTGATATGATGATCACTGAACCGGATGATGTACACAGCGTCAAAAATGCCTCCTCCGAAGATTTTCGGATACTTGTTTTTAAGACCAATGCCTCTCCCGATGATACAGTCTGGCTGGATAGTTAA